The following coding sequences lie in one Apium graveolens cultivar Ventura chromosome 3, ASM990537v1, whole genome shotgun sequence genomic window:
- the LOC141711457 gene encoding uncharacterized protein LOC141711457 isoform X2: protein MSPPNPPVAFSSWTDEMITLSLEDYNQGKPLPPNLLSDLNPYNYLPSHLPDGIGYFLSSKVKKDTQFGSWKANAEPCEIFTNSVLTGWRTTFEFFEGQSPNEKKTEWVMQEYRITLKGLGDGSKAKDYGSLCRILQSEKHIPDQGINMTALTKSNYIGGQGTKSEAQNENGDVDAASLTSAEKRDCALRGDFLELDDLADQQSPFSTSFNSSCPTLASEEWFDSDMLLQELEDKRIDQKEQFKYTISSTVKPNEVVMRPALVGKLTTEDPMKSNCSVPALVGGGEKDRLAVECKQETEAAYSSENASASSDHHQAVNEKRKEKKGAPGQIKKLQKFFCL, encoded by the exons ATGTCTCCTCCAAATCCTCCAGTTGCTTTCAGTTCATGGACTGATGAGATGATCACCCTGTCATTGGAGGATTACAATCAAGGAAAGCCTCTTCCTCCCAATTTGCTTTCAGATTTGAATCCATACAACTACCTGCCTTCACATTTACCTG ATGGGATTGGATACTTCTTGAGCTCAAAGGTTAAGAAAGATACACAATTTGGATCCTGGAAAGCAAATGCAGAGCCATGTGAGATATTCACAAACTCTGTTTTGACTGGCTGGAgaactacttttgaattttttGAAGGTCAATCCCCTAATGAAAAGAAAACTGAATGGGTGATGCAAGAATACAGAATCACACTAAAGGGCCTGGGTGATGGAAGCAAAGCAAAG GATTATGGGTCTCTATGTAGAATCTTGCAATCTGAAAAACACATCCCGGATCAAGGGATAAACATGACTGCCCTGACAAAGTCTAATTATATTGGTGGCCAAGGAACAAAAAGTGAAGCTCAG AATGAGAATGGGGACGTTGATGCAGCATCGTTGACTTCAGCTGAGAAACGTGATTGTGCATTGAGAGGGGACTTCCTGGAGTTGGATGATCTTGCTGATCAACAATCACCATTTTCCACTTCATTCAATTCAAGTTGCCCAACCTTAGCTTCGGAGGAATGGTTTGATTCAGACATGCTGTTGCAAGAGCTGGAGGACAAAAGAATAGATCAGAAAGAACAATTCAAGTACACCATCTCTAGTACAGTCAAACCTAATGAGGTGGTTATGCGTCCAGCGCTTGTAG GTAAGCTGACAACTGAAGACCCCATGAAATCCAACTGTTCTGTACCCGCCTTGGTTGGTGGAGGAGAAAAAGATAGACTTGCAGTTGAATGCAAGCAAGAAACTGAAGCTGCGTATTCTTCAGAAAATGCGTCTGCATCTTCTGATCACCATCAAGCTGTTAATGAAAAGCGAAAGGAAAAGAAAGGTGCCCCCGGCCAAATCAAGAAGTTGCAGAAGTTCTTCTGCCTCTGA
- the LOC141711457 gene encoding uncharacterized protein LOC141711457 isoform X1 — protein MSPPNPPVAFSSWTDEMITLSLEDYNQGKPLPPNLLSDLNPYNYLPSHLPDGIGYFLSSKVKKDTQFGSWKANAEPCEIFTNSVLTGWRTTFEFFEGQSPNEKKTEWVMQEYRITLKGLGDGSKAKDYGSLCRILQSEKHIPDQGINMTALTKSNYIGGQGTKSEAQKNENGDVDAASLTSAEKRDCALRGDFLELDDLADQQSPFSTSFNSSCPTLASEEWFDSDMLLQELEDKRIDQKEQFKYTISSTVKPNEVVMRPALVGKLTTEDPMKSNCSVPALVGGGEKDRLAVECKQETEAAYSSENASASSDHHQAVNEKRKEKKGAPGQIKKLQKFFCL, from the exons ATGTCTCCTCCAAATCCTCCAGTTGCTTTCAGTTCATGGACTGATGAGATGATCACCCTGTCATTGGAGGATTACAATCAAGGAAAGCCTCTTCCTCCCAATTTGCTTTCAGATTTGAATCCATACAACTACCTGCCTTCACATTTACCTG ATGGGATTGGATACTTCTTGAGCTCAAAGGTTAAGAAAGATACACAATTTGGATCCTGGAAAGCAAATGCAGAGCCATGTGAGATATTCACAAACTCTGTTTTGACTGGCTGGAgaactacttttgaattttttGAAGGTCAATCCCCTAATGAAAAGAAAACTGAATGGGTGATGCAAGAATACAGAATCACACTAAAGGGCCTGGGTGATGGAAGCAAAGCAAAG GATTATGGGTCTCTATGTAGAATCTTGCAATCTGAAAAACACATCCCGGATCAAGGGATAAACATGACTGCCCTGACAAAGTCTAATTATATTGGTGGCCAAGGAACAAAAAGTGAAGCTCAG AAGAATGAGAATGGGGACGTTGATGCAGCATCGTTGACTTCAGCTGAGAAACGTGATTGTGCATTGAGAGGGGACTTCCTGGAGTTGGATGATCTTGCTGATCAACAATCACCATTTTCCACTTCATTCAATTCAAGTTGCCCAACCTTAGCTTCGGAGGAATGGTTTGATTCAGACATGCTGTTGCAAGAGCTGGAGGACAAAAGAATAGATCAGAAAGAACAATTCAAGTACACCATCTCTAGTACAGTCAAACCTAATGAGGTGGTTATGCGTCCAGCGCTTGTAG GTAAGCTGACAACTGAAGACCCCATGAAATCCAACTGTTCTGTACCCGCCTTGGTTGGTGGAGGAGAAAAAGATAGACTTGCAGTTGAATGCAAGCAAGAAACTGAAGCTGCGTATTCTTCAGAAAATGCGTCTGCATCTTCTGATCACCATCAAGCTGTTAATGAAAAGCGAAAGGAAAAGAAAGGTGCCCCCGGCCAAATCAAGAAGTTGCAGAAGTTCTTCTGCCTCTGA
- the LOC141711456 gene encoding uncharacterized protein LOC141711456 isoform X1, whose protein sequence is MMVEAVESSYGYCLQSCGDSSEEELTVLPRHTKVVVTGNNRTKSVLVGLHGVVKKAVGLGGWHWLVLTNGIEVKLQRNALSVIEGPTGDEQDDDLEFENVQWNGSDMGELASDDTQKSHRSRHCTHKSTGSSQRFMSRSRSYDSQTKGWMEKGPRKIDLSKLEVTALWRYWRHFNLADAISNPTKEQLVDVVQRHFMMMQLDELQVIPGFVQSAKRLKMVCK, encoded by the exons atGATGGTAGAAGCAGTGGAGAGTTCATATGGATATTGCTTACAGAGTTGTGGGGACAGCAGTGAAGAAGAACTGACAGTATTACCAAGACATACAAAGGTTGTTGTAACTGGGAACAATAGAACTAAGTCTGTGCTTGTTGGTCTTCATGGTGTTGTCAAGAAAGCTGTTGGTCTTGGTGGCTGGCATTGGCTG GTGCTTACTAATGGCATAGAGGTAAAACTACAAAGAAATGCTTTGAGTGTTATTGAAGGTCCTACTGGTGATGAGCAAGATGACGACCTTGAATTCGAAAATGTGCAGTGGAATGGCTCAGATATGGGTGAACTTG CATCCGATGATACTCAGAAGTCTCACCGGTCAAGACATTGCACACACAAATCAACTGGGTCATCACAGAGGTTTATGAGTAGATCTCGCTCTTATGACTCACAGACTAAGGGATGGATGGAAAAGGGACCCAGG AAGATTGATCTCAGCAAGCTTGAAGTGACGGCCTTATGGAGATATTGGCGACACTTTAACCTT GCTGATGCAATCTCCAACCCAACCAAAGAGCAACTGGTTGATGTAGTTCAGAGGCATTTCATGATGATG CAATTGGACGAGTTGCAGGTCATACCGGGGTTTGTGCAGTCTGCTAAGAGATTGAAGATGGTGTGTAAATGA
- the LOC141711456 gene encoding uncharacterized protein LOC141711456 isoform X2 gives MMVEAVESSYGYCLQSCGDSSEEELTVLPRHTKVVVTGNNRTKSVLVGLHGVVKKAVGLGGWHWLVLTNGIEVKLQRNALSVIEGPTGDEQDDDLEFENVQWNGSDMGELASDDTQKSHRSRHCTHKSTGSSQRFMSRSRSYDSQTKGWMEKGPRIDLSKLEVTALWRYWRHFNLADAISNPTKEQLVDVVQRHFMMMQLDELQVIPGFVQSAKRLKMVCK, from the exons atGATGGTAGAAGCAGTGGAGAGTTCATATGGATATTGCTTACAGAGTTGTGGGGACAGCAGTGAAGAAGAACTGACAGTATTACCAAGACATACAAAGGTTGTTGTAACTGGGAACAATAGAACTAAGTCTGTGCTTGTTGGTCTTCATGGTGTTGTCAAGAAAGCTGTTGGTCTTGGTGGCTGGCATTGGCTG GTGCTTACTAATGGCATAGAGGTAAAACTACAAAGAAATGCTTTGAGTGTTATTGAAGGTCCTACTGGTGATGAGCAAGATGACGACCTTGAATTCGAAAATGTGCAGTGGAATGGCTCAGATATGGGTGAACTTG CATCCGATGATACTCAGAAGTCTCACCGGTCAAGACATTGCACACACAAATCAACTGGGTCATCACAGAGGTTTATGAGTAGATCTCGCTCTTATGACTCACAGACTAAGGGATGGATGGAAAAGGGACCCAGG ATTGATCTCAGCAAGCTTGAAGTGACGGCCTTATGGAGATATTGGCGACACTTTAACCTT GCTGATGCAATCTCCAACCCAACCAAAGAGCAACTGGTTGATGTAGTTCAGAGGCATTTCATGATGATG CAATTGGACGAGTTGCAGGTCATACCGGGGTTTGTGCAGTCTGCTAAGAGATTGAAGATGGTGTGTAAATGA